TGAGTGCCAGCGGCAACACGCCGGGAACGGATTTAAGATCGCCGGTCAGGGACAATTCTCCAGCCAAAAACCATGGATCGATGGCCTCCTGACTGAGCACCCCCATTCCCACAAGAATACCGATGGCCAACGGCAGATCATAGGCACTGCCTGCCTTGCGGACATCAGCAGGAGCGAGATTCACCGTAATCCGGGCGGGAGGCACTTTATAGCCACAATTCTTGAGCGCGGAAAAGACCCGTTCCTTGGATTCCTTGACCGCCCCTTCAGCAAGACCCACCATGGTGAAACACGGCATCCCGGACCGGGAAAAATCAACTTCGAGTTCGACTTTGAAGGCGTCAATGCCCATGAGGGCGGCGCAAGAGACTTTGGCTATCATATGAAATATCCATCTGAGGTTGGCAACAGCACTGAAAGTCTTACCCAAACCCTCGTGATTCCGCAAACAAATATACCTTTAACGAACCAACACTGTCAGCTATACTCTTAAGGAAGCTCCTCCTCATCGCTCTTTTGGGCAATCTCTCCGCCGGACAAGCCTTTCTTCTGCTTTTTTCCTGATGACGCTCCTCCCATGCCCGCATGTGAAAAAGCCCTGTATCTATATAACCCGTTGCATGAATTGAAGATATCAGCTATAGACCCGCGCAAATATACCCTTTATCAAGGGAAAGACTGTAACGAGAGGATTATGAAGCAGCAGACAGAATTTTCAAAAACCATTTTCCTGGCCAAACTCACACTTCCGGTTCGCACACTGATGACCAGGTCTGCGGTAGACTGTGCAGCGCATGTTGCCAAAATACTTTCTTTTGATGAAAAAGGAATTTTTGGCATCAAGCTCGCCGTTGATGAAGCATTTTGTAATGCTGTCGAGCATTTTTCAGGAGTAATCACTCCTGATGAACGAATCCATATCGAATTTTTCATAGAAGATGACATGCTGGTCATCTCCATTCGGGAGAAAGGGATTCCCTTTGATCGCCGACAAGCTGAACGTTACACGCCTGAGAGTCTGGACACCATGAACAAACCTGGGCTGGGCACACTGCTCATGCACCAATCAATGGATTCCGTCGAACTGTTTGTCCATGGCCGAGACGGCAAGGAAACCCGGCTGAAGAAACGACTCGCATACGGAGCGTTGCCCCCGGAACTGGTCGAATCGACAGCAGACAGACAGGGGAAAAAACGGATAACGGTCAAAAACCCGGACATTCGATTGACCAGTCCCGATGAATTGGCTGAAGTCTGTCGGCTGGCCTGGCGATGTTACGGATTCACTCAGGAAGATTTTCTCTATGATCTCGATGCACTGACCCAAAAAATAAAACGCCATGAGTTCACCTCTGTCACGGCATTCGACCCGGAAAGCGGGGCCATGATCGGCCATGCCGGTTTCAAATATCACGATCCGGCCGTCAAGGTTCCCGAACTTGGGCTGGCCTTTGTTGACCCGACATACCGTTCGCCGGGACTGCCAAAAAAATTGGCACGACTGCTTTTCGATATTGCCGAACAGGAAGGCGACCGGGGTATTTTCGATTGTTCAGTGACTACGCACACCTTTTCCCAAAAAGGGATGCAGGAAATGGGATCTCGCCCCTGTTCTCTGCTCATGGGAATCGCAGCCTCGGGAATGCAAGCA
This is a stretch of genomic DNA from Pseudodesulfovibrio sp. JC047. It encodes these proteins:
- a CDS encoding GNAT family N-acetyltransferase, producing MKQQTEFSKTIFLAKLTLPVRTLMTRSAVDCAAHVAKILSFDEKGIFGIKLAVDEAFCNAVEHFSGVITPDERIHIEFFIEDDMLVISIREKGIPFDRRQAERYTPESLDTMNKPGLGTLLMHQSMDSVELFVHGRDGKETRLKKRLAYGALPPELVESTADRQGKKRITVKNPDIRLTSPDELAEVCRLAWRCYGFTQEDFLYDLDALTQKIKRHEFTSVTAFDPESGAMIGHAGFKYHDPAVKVPELGLAFVDPTYRSPGLPKKLARLLFDIAEQEGDRGIFDCSVTTHTFSQKGMQEMGSRPCSLLMGIAASGMQAKELATSRQEKGSVMSHYYAFDRTPKTLFIPTRHRDMIAEIYTWLDLPRTFEAGSSQPLIEKSSVTVFPLPDELNVAFITVHTIGSTTRQEIVEGFRQCENARHDAVYILLPLGVPASPDVVADCEDLGFSFAGIMPHVHDGDDRILMQRVHIELDMDAIKVYGDMSKTLFSYIRKERERVSATVT